One genomic window of Cyprinus carpio isolate SPL01 chromosome A23, ASM1834038v1, whole genome shotgun sequence includes the following:
- the LOC109104350 gene encoding dynein axonemal heavy chain 12-like isoform X1 has product MEEVYDTAEDDWDDDEDEATQYMIEQSLLECSKHADSATSSDQLDCIDHEEIFTAIQAGNEDALKVLVQRKEALSNADSRGWIPLHEAAVQHKRRILEITYAASPQGSGQCRTLRGETPLFLAVVHGLRENATFLLQNGCDPDCRNEDDDSALVAAIKNDQYDLALLLLRYNATVDQKGSLQRTALHEASVLGLDNFVYLLLQSGADPNIVDVCEHTPLGLAAQAGHFNVVEILLQKGASVWSKPQSPGSASVLFDAAASGNPDIISLLLEYGADPNVPTHTGHLPIHRAAYRGHLLALEQLIPVTKKEVIKESGMSPLHSAAAGGHSQCLDLLLSSRSDPNLMLHPRVRRNYEDERRSALFFAVSNNDVQSARRLLKAGAMPNQDPVNCLQVAMRLGNYELINTLLRYGANVNYYSRVNTTHFPSALQYALKDEVMLRMLLNNGYDVQRCFDCPYGQASHMPVDYEGWSAAVIKDVVFCEVITVYWLKHISAQVVRIMLDYVDHVTLCSKLKSVLVEQKQWPEICKIQENARSLKHLCRLKIRDCLGRLRLRAPVFISFLPLPASLKDYIRFKEYDIYSRGSVPE; this is encoded by the exons ATGGAGGAAGTGTATGATACTGCGGAGGATGACtgggatgatgatgaagatgaggccACTCAGTACATGATTGAACAGAGTCTACTGGAGTGCAGTAAACATGCTGATTCAGCTACCAG CAGTGATCAATTAGACTGCATTGACCATGAGGAAATTTTCACCGCTATACAAGCTG GTAATGAGGATGCTCTGAAAGTCCTGGTGCAGCGAAAGGAGGCTCTGTCTAATGCAGACAGCAGGGGCTGGATCCCTTTGCATGAGGCAGCGGTACAACACAAGAGGAGAATTCTGGAAATCACTTATGCAG CATCTCCTCAGGGGTCAGGGCAATGCCGTACTCTGAGAGGGGAGACTCCGCTGTTTCTCGCCGTTGTCCACGGTCTCCGAGAGAATGCCACATTCCTGCTGCAGAACGGTTGTGACCCTGACTGCAGAAATGAGGATGATGATTCTGCATTGGTTGCAG CCATAAAGAATGACCAGTATGACCTGGCTCTGCTGCTGCTACGCTACAATGCCACAGTGGACCAAAAAGGAAGTCTTCAAAGAACCGCTCTGCATGAAGCATCCGTGCTTGGCTTGGATAACTTTGTATACCTGCTCCTACAATCTGGCGCTGACCCAAATATCGTTGATGTCTGTGAACATACTCCTTTAGGACTTGCAGCTCAAGCTGGACATTTTAACGTTGTAGAGATTCTGCTTCAGAAAG GGGCCAGTGTGTGGTCCAAGCCTCAGTCTCCTGGTTCAGCCTCAGTTTTATTCGATGCTGCAGCTTCTGGAAACCCTGATATCATTTCACTGCTGCTGGAGTATGGAGCCGATCCCAACGTGCCCACCCACACCGGTCATCTCCCCATCCACCGTGCAGCCTACCGCGGACATCTGCT AGCGCTGGAGCAGCTGATCCCTGTGACTAAGAAAGAGGTGATAAAAGAGAGCGGCATGAGCCCGTTACACTCCGCCGCTGCAGGCGGTCACTCTCAGTGTCTGGATCTGCTCCTGAGCTCTAGGTCTGACCCAAACCTCATGCTACACCCCAGAGTGCGCAGGAACTATGAGGATGAACGCAGGTCAGCGCTGTTCTTCGCTGTATCGAATAATGATGTCCAGTCAGCGAGGCGGCTTTTAAAGGCCGGGGCCATGCCCAATCAAGACCCTGTCAACTGCCTGCAGGTGGCCATGCGACTGGGCAACTACGAGCTGATCAACACTCTGCTCCGCTACGGTGCCAATGTGAACTACTACTCCCGTGTCAACACCACCCACTTCCCTTCTGCCCTTCAGTATGCACTTAAGGATGAGGTGATGCTGCGTATGCTGCTCAATAATGGCTATgatgtgcagcgctgctttgacTGCCCGTATGGACAGGCCTCACACATGCCTGTGGATTATGAAGGCTGGAGCGCTGCTGTCATCAAAGATGTTGTG ttttgtgaGGTGATCACAGTGTACTGGCTCAAGCACATCTCAGCCCAGGTAGTGAGAATCATGCTGGATTACGTTGATCATGTGACTCTCTGCTCCAAACTGAAGAGTGTTCTGGTTGAGCAAAAACAGTGGCCAGAAATATGTAAGATACAAG AAAACGCTCGAAGCCTGAAGCATCTCTGCAGACTGAAGATCCGTGACTGTTTGGGTCGCTTGCGTCTGAGGGCTCCAGTTTTTATCAGTTTCCTGCCTCTGCCTGCAAGTCTCAAAGACTACATTCGCTTCAAAGAGTATGATATTTACAGCAGAGGAAGTGTGCCAGAATAG
- the LOC109104350 gene encoding dynein axonemal heavy chain 12-like isoform X2 produces the protein MEEVYDTAEDDWDDDEDEATQYMIEQSLLECSKHADSATSDQLDCIDHEEIFTAIQAGNEDALKVLVQRKEALSNADSRGWIPLHEAAVQHKRRILEITYAASPQGSGQCRTLRGETPLFLAVVHGLRENATFLLQNGCDPDCRNEDDDSALVAAIKNDQYDLALLLLRYNATVDQKGSLQRTALHEASVLGLDNFVYLLLQSGADPNIVDVCEHTPLGLAAQAGHFNVVEILLQKGASVWSKPQSPGSASVLFDAAASGNPDIISLLLEYGADPNVPTHTGHLPIHRAAYRGHLLALEQLIPVTKKEVIKESGMSPLHSAAAGGHSQCLDLLLSSRSDPNLMLHPRVRRNYEDERRSALFFAVSNNDVQSARRLLKAGAMPNQDPVNCLQVAMRLGNYELINTLLRYGANVNYYSRVNTTHFPSALQYALKDEVMLRMLLNNGYDVQRCFDCPYGQASHMPVDYEGWSAAVIKDVVFCEVITVYWLKHISAQVVRIMLDYVDHVTLCSKLKSVLVEQKQWPEICKIQENARSLKHLCRLKIRDCLGRLRLRAPVFISFLPLPASLKDYIRFKEYDIYSRGSVPE, from the exons ATGGAGGAAGTGTATGATACTGCGGAGGATGACtgggatgatgatgaagatgaggccACTCAGTACATGATTGAACAGAGTCTACTGGAGTGCAGTAAACATGCTGATTCAGCTACCAG TGATCAATTAGACTGCATTGACCATGAGGAAATTTTCACCGCTATACAAGCTG GTAATGAGGATGCTCTGAAAGTCCTGGTGCAGCGAAAGGAGGCTCTGTCTAATGCAGACAGCAGGGGCTGGATCCCTTTGCATGAGGCAGCGGTACAACACAAGAGGAGAATTCTGGAAATCACTTATGCAG CATCTCCTCAGGGGTCAGGGCAATGCCGTACTCTGAGAGGGGAGACTCCGCTGTTTCTCGCCGTTGTCCACGGTCTCCGAGAGAATGCCACATTCCTGCTGCAGAACGGTTGTGACCCTGACTGCAGAAATGAGGATGATGATTCTGCATTGGTTGCAG CCATAAAGAATGACCAGTATGACCTGGCTCTGCTGCTGCTACGCTACAATGCCACAGTGGACCAAAAAGGAAGTCTTCAAAGAACCGCTCTGCATGAAGCATCCGTGCTTGGCTTGGATAACTTTGTATACCTGCTCCTACAATCTGGCGCTGACCCAAATATCGTTGATGTCTGTGAACATACTCCTTTAGGACTTGCAGCTCAAGCTGGACATTTTAACGTTGTAGAGATTCTGCTTCAGAAAG GGGCCAGTGTGTGGTCCAAGCCTCAGTCTCCTGGTTCAGCCTCAGTTTTATTCGATGCTGCAGCTTCTGGAAACCCTGATATCATTTCACTGCTGCTGGAGTATGGAGCCGATCCCAACGTGCCCACCCACACCGGTCATCTCCCCATCCACCGTGCAGCCTACCGCGGACATCTGCT AGCGCTGGAGCAGCTGATCCCTGTGACTAAGAAAGAGGTGATAAAAGAGAGCGGCATGAGCCCGTTACACTCCGCCGCTGCAGGCGGTCACTCTCAGTGTCTGGATCTGCTCCTGAGCTCTAGGTCTGACCCAAACCTCATGCTACACCCCAGAGTGCGCAGGAACTATGAGGATGAACGCAGGTCAGCGCTGTTCTTCGCTGTATCGAATAATGATGTCCAGTCAGCGAGGCGGCTTTTAAAGGCCGGGGCCATGCCCAATCAAGACCCTGTCAACTGCCTGCAGGTGGCCATGCGACTGGGCAACTACGAGCTGATCAACACTCTGCTCCGCTACGGTGCCAATGTGAACTACTACTCCCGTGTCAACACCACCCACTTCCCTTCTGCCCTTCAGTATGCACTTAAGGATGAGGTGATGCTGCGTATGCTGCTCAATAATGGCTATgatgtgcagcgctgctttgacTGCCCGTATGGACAGGCCTCACACATGCCTGTGGATTATGAAGGCTGGAGCGCTGCTGTCATCAAAGATGTTGTG ttttgtgaGGTGATCACAGTGTACTGGCTCAAGCACATCTCAGCCCAGGTAGTGAGAATCATGCTGGATTACGTTGATCATGTGACTCTCTGCTCCAAACTGAAGAGTGTTCTGGTTGAGCAAAAACAGTGGCCAGAAATATGTAAGATACAAG AAAACGCTCGAAGCCTGAAGCATCTCTGCAGACTGAAGATCCGTGACTGTTTGGGTCGCTTGCGTCTGAGGGCTCCAGTTTTTATCAGTTTCCTGCCTCTGCCTGCAAGTCTCAAAGACTACATTCGCTTCAAAGAGTATGATATTTACAGCAGAGGAAGTGTGCCAGAATAG